The following nucleotide sequence is from Gordonia jinghuaiqii.
CGACCGGTGGCCCGGACCGGCCCGCGTCCTCGTTCTCGACGACGGATCCGTCGACGGTACGGGCGAAGTACTCGCACGCCTCTCGGCTCGCGACGAGCGGATCGAGGTGTACCCGGGCACCACCCCGCCGAGCGGCTGGCTCGGAAAGAACTGGGCCTGTGCGCAACTCGCCGACAAGGCGACTCCCGACGGGGTCTATGCCTTCGTCGACGCCGACGTGGTGGTCGGGCCGGACGCCCTCACCTCGTCCCTCTCATTGCTGCGCAACACCGGCCTGGACCTGGTGAGCCCCTACCCGCGCCAGATCGCCGAGGGCGCGGGCGAGCGGCTCGTCCAGCCGCTCCTGCAGTGGTCCTGGCTCAGCACCCTCCCGTTGGGACTCGCCGAACGGTCACCTCGCGAATCGCTGACGGCCGCCAACGGACAGCTCCTCGTGGTCGACGCCGGGGCCTACCGGCGCGCCGGGGGCCACGGGGCGGTGCGTGACGTCGTCCTCGAGGACATCGCACTGCTGCGCGCGATCAAGTCGGCGGGGGGCCGAGGAGTGGTCGCCGACGGCAGCAGCATCGCGACCTGCCGCATGTACCACGGCTGGGACGAGGTCCGCGCCGGATACCGAAAGTCGTTGTGGTCGGCCTTCGGCTCGCCCGCCGGAACCCTCGCCGTCACCGGACTGCTGTGCCTGGCGTATGTGATCCCCGCGCTGGGAGCACTTTTCGGCTCCCGGACCGGGCTCGTCGGCTACCTCGCCGGTGTCGGTTCACGCGCGGTCTGCGCCCGCGCCACCGGAGGCCGGGTATGGCCCGACGTGTTCGCCCACCCCGTCTCCGTCGTCGTCTTCACCGGCCTGGCAGTGGATTCGACACTGGCCAGGCAGCGCGGCGCCCTGGAATGGAAGGGACGACCGATCGAGGTCAACCGATGAGCCGTGTACTCGTGATCGGGGCCGGGGTCGGCGGACTCGCGGCCGCGATGCGCCTGCAGGCCGCCGGCCACGACGTCACCGTCGTGGAACAGTCCGACGCCGTCGGCGGCAAGCTCGGCGTGGTCGAACACGACGGATTCGTCTTCGACACCGGACCGTCTCTGGTGACGATGCCGCACGTCTTCGAGGAACTGTTCGCCGCGACCGGGGCGTCGATCCACGATGTCCTCACCCTGGAGCGCCTCCCCCTTGCCGCCCGCTACCGTTTCCCCGACGGCACCGAGCTGGACATGCCCGGCGATCTCGACGCCATCCCGACCGCACTCGACGCCGCCCTCGGTCCCGGCCGGGGCGCACAGTGGTCGTCGTTTCTTCGACGCGCAGAACGCATCTGGGATGTCACCCACGGCCCGTTCCTCGAATCGCCGATGAGCATCCGCACCATGATCGGCGGCATCGCCACACCCTCCGACGTACGGACGGTGGCGCCGTGGCGAACGCTGCGCGGACTCGGTGATCGCCATTTCGACGACCCTCGCCTGTCCATGCTCCTCGACCGGTACGCGACCTACACCGGGTCCGATCCGCGCCGCGCCCCGGCCGCGCTCGCGTCGGTCCCGTGGGCCGAGCAGGCCTACGGATCATGGTATGTACGAGGCGGTTTGGGTCGCATCGCCGCGGCCATGCGGGACCGCCTGACGGAACTCGGTGGTCGTATCGAGCTCGGCGTCGAGGTCGCGCGGGTGTCGACCGATACGCGTGGTCGCGTCGACGGCGTGATGCTCGCCGACGGCACCGAGCGCCCGGCCGACATCGTCGTCGCCAACGCCGACGCACGCCAGGTCTATGACCGCCTCGTGCCCCGTCGCGCCGCACGCGTCCCCTCGGCCCTGTTGCGCCGGACGACTCCGTCGCTGTCGGGGTTCGTCCTGTTGCTCGCCCTCGACGATCCGCCCGCCGACCAGCCCCATCACCACGTGCTGTTCGCCGAGGACTACGACGAGGAGTTCGACGCCGTGTTCGGGTTCGGCGGCCCGCCGCGTCCCATCGCGCGTCCCACGGTCTACATCTCCGCGCCCGACGATCCCGAGATCGTGCCGGGTCCCGGCACGGCATCGTGGTTCGTCCTGGTCAACGCGCCCCGCCACGATCCCGGACACGGGGTTGATTGGGACACACCGGGATTGGCCGAGTCCTATGCCGACCGGATTCTGACGGTGATGGCCGGGCGCGGCCTCGACGTCGGCGACCGCATCCGTCACCGGACCCTGCTCACCCCGGCCGATCTCGAGCGCCGGACGCTGACGCCGGGCGGTTCGATCTACGGCTCGTCGTCGAACGGCCCGCGGTCGGCGTTCCTCCGGCCGTCGAACACCTCACCGGTACCGGGGCTGTACCTCGTGGGCGGGTCGTCGCATCCCGGTGGCGGGCTGCCGCTCGTGGTGATGTCGGCGAAGATCGTCGCGGATCTCATCGCCGAAACGTGAAGACACCACGGATGATCCGTGGTGTCTTCACGAGTTCGGGTCAGGACGTGGGCATCGGCCCGACGGATCGGTCGCCGCGCAGTCGCTTCCGGATCAGCTCGGCACTGATCAGGCACATCGGCAGACCGATGCCCGGCCGTGTGCTCGATCCCGCGTAATACAGCCCCTCGACCTTGCGCGACCGGTTCGTCGAGCGCAGGAATGCGCTCTGGCGCAACGTGTGTGCCGGTCCGAGCGCTCCCCCGCACCACGAGTTGACGCTGTCGACGAAGTCGGCGGGCCCGATGGTCCGGCGCACGACGATGCGGTCGGCGAGGTCGGGCACACCGGCCCACTGCCCGATCATCGCGATGGCGCGATCTGCCACCTTCTCGATGTCGGGGTCCCCGCCGCCGTCGAAGCCCCCGTGGCCGAGGCCCGGGTCGGGTGGGACGGGCACCAGGATGAAGAGGTTCTCGTGGCCTGCCGGCGCCACCGAGGTGTCGGTCGCCGACGGCTTGCACACGTAGAGCGACGCGGGATCCGGAATCCGCGTGGGGGTTTCGAAGATGGCGTCGAAGTTGGTCTTCCAGTCCTCGGTGAAGAACAGCGAGTGATGCTCGAGCTCGGGCAGTTCACCGGTGACACCGAGACAGGCCAGCACCGCGCCGGGACCCGACGTCGCCCGGTTCCAGTAGCGTTGCGGAAACGTCTGCAAACCCGCGGGCAGCAATGCGGTCTCGAGGTGGTGGAGGTCGGCGGCACCGATCACGATGTCCGCGGGCAGGTCTCGGCTCCCTTCCGCCGTCTCGACGCGTACGCCGGTGACCTCGGCGCGGCGCCGGAAGATGCCCATGCGTCGCCCCGGTCGCCGGCGGGTGAGCACCGCGGTCGCCGACGTCCCGGTGTGCACGCGCACACCGCGCTCGCGGGCGACCCGCTCCAGTGCGTCGACCAGAGTGGTGAAGCCGCCGTTGGGATATCGCACGCCGTCGGCGAGGTCCAGCCAGCTCATCAGGTGATACATCGCCGGTGTGCGTTCGGGCGACGAGCCGAGGAACACCGCGGGGTAGCCCAGCACCTGTTGCAGGCGACGGTCATCGAAACGCGCGGAGATGAAGGACTGCAGGGATCGGCCGAGCAGCGTCACCAGCGTCGTGGCGTGGCGCAGGACCGGACCGCTGAGAAATGCCCGCGGCGAATCGAAGTTGGTGTACAGGAATCGTTCCACCGCAAGGTCATAGGCCTGCCGGCCGGTCTGGAGGTACTTCTCGAGCGCCGCCCCCGCCCCCGGTTCGATCTGCTCGAACATCGCGCGGTTGCGCTGCTCGTCGCCGAACACGTCGATCGGTGCGCCCTCGGATTCGGGGTCCCCGAAGAACACGCGATATCCGGGGTCGAGCCGGACGAGGTCGAGCTGCTCGGCGGTGGACGTGCCGAGCATCTCGAAGAAATGGTCGAAGACCTCGGGCATGAGCCACCACGAGGGGCCGGTGTCGAAACGGAAATCCCCACTGCTCCACGTGCCGGCCCGCCCGCCCAGGTCGTCGTTCTTCTCGACGAGCTCGACGTCGTGACCGTCGTGTGCGAGAAGGGCGGCGGTCGCCAGTCCGGCGACACCGCCGCCGATGACGACGACGCGTCTGGCCGCGGTCATGCGCCGGCCCCCTGGGCGACGCGCGGGATTCCGCGTCGCGCGACGGCGGACGCCGCGATCCTCGCCTTACCCGCGTTGGGGACCCGGACGCGGTTGCGCCGCGCCTGCGCTGCCGATGATTCGCGCAGGCGCGCGGTCAGCTCGGCGAACAGATCATGGGCCGTGCACACCGCGACGCGGCTCCCGATCGGCAGGCTCGGGATGACCGCGGCGGCGGCGGTGAGATCGAGATCGATGTCGTCGAGCCACAGCGACCACGCCGAGTCCGTCGGGTTGTCGGGGTCGAGACCCACCAGGTACCGGCGGCCGAGCCCGTCGCTGTCCTCGCCGAAGTCGCGCAGGAAGTTGATCTTCTGGAACGCGGCGCCGAGTCGTCTGGCCCCGGGCGCGAGGTGCTCATACTGTGCGGCGGCCTTCGGTTCGTCCGCCAAGAACGCACGCAGACACATGAGTCCGACCACTTCGGCGGACCCGTAGATGTAGGACGCCAGACTCTCGTAGTCGTGGACGACGTCGGTGAGGTCGGTGCGCATCGACTCGAAGAACGGGCTGACGAGGTCGAGGTCGATGCCGACCTTGCGGGCCGTCCGGGCGAAGGCGTGCACGACGAGGTTGCTGCTCGCCCCGGTGATCAGCGCGACGCTGGTCTGTTCCTCGAGCTGGTCGAGCTCGTTGCTCCGGTCTGCCAGGCCTT
It contains:
- the crtI gene encoding phytoene desaturase family protein, coding for MTAARRVVVIGGGVAGLATAALLAHDGHDVELVEKNDDLGGRAGTWSSGDFRFDTGPSWWLMPEVFDHFFEMLGTSTAEQLDLVRLDPGYRVFFGDPESEGAPIDVFGDEQRNRAMFEQIEPGAGAALEKYLQTGRQAYDLAVERFLYTNFDSPRAFLSGPVLRHATTLVTLLGRSLQSFISARFDDRRLQQVLGYPAVFLGSSPERTPAMYHLMSWLDLADGVRYPNGGFTTLVDALERVARERGVRVHTGTSATAVLTRRRPGRRMGIFRRRAEVTGVRVETAEGSRDLPADIVIGAADLHHLETALLPAGLQTFPQRYWNRATSGPGAVLACLGVTGELPELEHHSLFFTEDWKTNFDAIFETPTRIPDPASLYVCKPSATDTSVAPAGHENLFILVPVPPDPGLGHGGFDGGGDPDIEKVADRAIAMIGQWAGVPDLADRIVVRRTIGPADFVDSVNSWCGGALGPAHTLRQSAFLRSTNRSRKVEGLYYAGSSTRPGIGLPMCLISAELIRKRLRGDRSVGPMPTS
- a CDS encoding glycosyltransferase → MRSGDLWRRLIAAGTGLSVASLALTVDNAVRVRRPCLTDLPAPEPLSVLVPMRDEVDNAQRCLTAVLEALDRWPGPARVLVLDDGSVDGTGEVLARLSARDERIEVYPGTTPPSGWLGKNWACAQLADKATPDGVYAFVDADVVVGPDALTSSLSLLRNTGLDLVSPYPRQIAEGAGERLVQPLLQWSWLSTLPLGLAERSPRESLTAANGQLLVVDAGAYRRAGGHGAVRDVVLEDIALLRAIKSAGGRGVVADGSSIATCRMYHGWDEVRAGYRKSLWSAFGSPAGTLAVTGLLCLAYVIPALGALFGSRTGLVGYLAGVGSRAVCARATGGRVWPDVFAHPVSVVVFTGLAVDSTLARQRGALEWKGRPIEVNR
- a CDS encoding phytoene/squalene synthase family protein; the encoded protein is MMHMPGHTEVVPPHRRYDEVADASAALVIKSYSSSFGLASRLLTPAVRGDVRNIYALVRVADEIVDAPRPEQGLADRSNELDQLEEQTSVALITGASSNLVVHAFARTARKVGIDLDLVSPFFESMRTDLTDVVHDYESLASYIYGSAEVVGLMCLRAFLADEPKAAAQYEHLAPGARRLGAAFQKINFLRDFGEDSDGLGRRYLVGLDPDNPTDSAWSLWLDDIDLDLTAAAAVIPSLPIGSRVAVCTAHDLFAELTARLRESSAAQARRNRVRVPNAGKARIAASAVARRGIPRVAQGAGA
- a CDS encoding phytoene desaturase family protein, with translation MSRVLVIGAGVGGLAAAMRLQAAGHDVTVVEQSDAVGGKLGVVEHDGFVFDTGPSLVTMPHVFEELFAATGASIHDVLTLERLPLAARYRFPDGTELDMPGDLDAIPTALDAALGPGRGAQWSSFLRRAERIWDVTHGPFLESPMSIRTMIGGIATPSDVRTVAPWRTLRGLGDRHFDDPRLSMLLDRYATYTGSDPRRAPAALASVPWAEQAYGSWYVRGGLGRIAAAMRDRLTELGGRIELGVEVARVSTDTRGRVDGVMLADGTERPADIVVANADARQVYDRLVPRRAARVPSALLRRTTPSLSGFVLLLALDDPPADQPHHHVLFAEDYDEEFDAVFGFGGPPRPIARPTVYISAPDDPEIVPGPGTASWFVLVNAPRHDPGHGVDWDTPGLAESYADRILTVMAGRGLDVGDRIRHRTLLTPADLERRTLTPGGSIYGSSSNGPRSAFLRPSNTSPVPGLYLVGGSSHPGGGLPLVVMSAKIVADLIAET